A genome region from Candidatus Omnitrophota bacterium includes the following:
- a CDS encoding M23 family metallopeptidase, protein MTFPKRILVAGIFLLAVPALYALEIIKVTDYTFPGGIIKVTVASPRQCEAGFMGKMYPLFKDGKISSGYVPVRLDVSGKAPLIIREKRFLRKDLTIEKMITIQDKKFRQSRISVGRENIPEVPAESRKKITLNLGSFTKKKYSGDFSEPLKKSVISSGFGVRRVDKRGKTLWQHKGVDFVAPVGTEVFPVSSGKVIQVLKESPLHGNAVIIEHGRGVKSFYMHLDENLCEEGEMITPDRPLGTLGSTGLSTGAHLHLGIYLFGVPVDPLYAIKALRREEM, encoded by the coding sequence GTGACTTTTCCTAAAAGAATCCTTGTAGCGGGCATCTTTCTCCTTGCGGTTCCCGCGCTTTACGCCCTTGAAATAATCAAAGTTACCGACTACACCTTTCCGGGCGGTATAATCAAAGTGACGGTGGCGAGCCCCCGGCAATGCGAAGCCGGGTTCATGGGAAAAATGTATCCGCTTTTTAAGGACGGCAAAATATCATCGGGTTATGTTCCCGTGCGGCTTGATGTGAGCGGAAAGGCGCCGCTCATCATCAGGGAAAAAAGATTTTTGAGAAAGGACCTGACGATTGAAAAGATGATAACTATACAGGATAAGAAATTCAGGCAGTCCCGCATAAGCGTGGGGCGGGAGAATATCCCGGAGGTTCCCGCGGAGAGCAGAAAAAAGATAACGCTGAATCTGGGATCTTTCACGAAGAAAAAATACAGCGGAGATTTTTCCGAACCCCTTAAAAAATCTGTCATATCCAGCGGCTTCGGCGTGCGCCGCGTTGATAAGCGCGGGAAAACCCTCTGGCAGCACAAGGGCGTTGATTTTGTCGCTCCCGTCGGCACGGAAGTTTTTCCGGTCTCAAGCGGGAAAGTGATCCAGGTTCTGAAGGAGTCGCCCCTCCACGGAAACGCCGTTATCATAGAGCACGGCCGCGGCGTGAAGAGTTTTTACATGCATCTGGATGAGAACCTCTGCGAAGAAGGAGAGATGATAACGCCCGACCGCCCCCTCGGCACGCTGGGTTCAACGGGCCTTTCCACCGGAGCTCATCTGCATCTGGGGATATACCTTTTCGGCGTGCCGGTGGACCCGCTTTACGCCATTAAGGCGCTGCGAAGGGAGGAAATGTGA
- the greA gene encoding transcription elongation factor GreA has protein sequence MAKYITKKGQDKLLAELRRLKTESVPRLSREINEALAQGDLSENAEYHSAKEDLTNVQKTIAKLENALNSAMVIDEKQMSSDKVYLGATIEVKDSSGDTDEYTVVSAEEADPVEGLLSSSSPIGRALLGRTVGEKVTFETPGGQRQVEIVSIRRE, from the coding sequence AGGATAAACTGCTCGCTGAGCTGAGGAGATTGAAGACTGAATCCGTTCCGCGCCTCAGCAGAGAGATAAACGAGGCTCTCGCCCAGGGAGACCTTTCGGAGAACGCGGAGTATCATTCCGCCAAAGAGGACCTGACGAATGTCCAGAAAACGATAGCCAAGCTCGAGAACGCCTTGAATTCAGCCATGGTAATAGACGAAAAACAGATGTCTTCCGACAAAGTCTATCTGGGAGCCACGATAGAGGTGAAAGACTCTTCCGGCGATACGGATGAATACACCGTTGTTTCCGCTGAAGAGGCGGACCCGGTTGAGGGCCTCCTGTCCTCATCCTCTCCCATAGGCCGCGCGCTGCTGGGCCGGACCGTGGGAGAAAAAGTGACATTTGAAACTCCAGGCGGCCAAAGGCAGGTGGAGATCGTTTCGATAAGAAGAGAGTGA